From the Maioricimonas rarisocia genome, one window contains:
- a CDS encoding alkaline phosphatase family protein, producing MAADRRKVLLIGWDAADWKVIHPLLDAGKMPGVQSLVEQGSMANLATLHPVLSPMLWTSIGTGKRPFKHGIYGFSEATPDRSGIQPITNLSRTTKALWNILTQQRRRSLVVGWWPSHPAEPIDGVMVSNNYHRAVGPLADGWPLPNGTVHPPQMASELAELRFHPDEIEASDLLPFIPRLGEIDQEKERRFVGVAKILSECTSIHGCATHLLETQDWDFAAIYYDALDHFSHLCMKFHPPRQKHIDERDFELYKDVVTAGYLYHDMMLRRLLALAGEDTTVILMSDHGFHPDHLRPAALPAEPAGPAMEHRDYGILVMRGPGIKQDHTLHGATLLDICPTVLTLMGLPVGQDMDGRPLLDAFERTPDVDSIPSWDDVEGHDGSHPPDRRLNAQESQEALEQLVALGYIDPPGPDREQALERTERELDYNLARAYMDAGRHGDAVPLLQSLYSKYPLEYRFGLQLAMCFRSLERIDELEQVVNDLHSRRHRDAELARQRLKEFIGVARTRRQQRRKAATNEAEENEPTTGGGDSQRSRQPLLTQKEWAQIQDLRGLARIDSFALDFLKGYVHLAKGDANKALECLLQAERSEVDRPGLHIQIGEAYLKLKRWSDAQRSFEKAASLDPVNAHVWLGLARSYLGRRRYRKAAAAALRTVGMMYHYPFAHYVLGVSLARIGRTDESVNALRIAATQNPNFSEAHLALARIYERRLGDSTSAKFHRERARSLRKEQKESRAGTVPIDVPEFSEDDVLSSFPPVPELDPATADNAEPIPRLLHAPVKSSQPESAESDEEIIVVSGLPRSGTSMMMQMLHAAGLPIFTDSVRSSDEDNPRGYYELDSVKRLREDAAWVSDARGRVLKVVTPLTPWLPQGFHYRVIMMQRNLAEIIASQGAMIDRNKDAAITPNDDVVKRALQRQTRQARQVMALHGIDVLNVTYADAIEKPLEVASSVCRFLSRDLDTRTMASVVDASLYRQRGSGVDPTAGEGTGTK from the coding sequence ATGGCTGCGGATCGAAGAAAAGTGCTCCTGATCGGTTGGGATGCCGCGGACTGGAAAGTGATCCACCCGCTGTTGGATGCCGGGAAGATGCCGGGCGTGCAGTCGCTGGTTGAGCAGGGATCGATGGCCAACCTGGCAACGCTGCACCCCGTTCTTTCGCCCATGCTGTGGACGTCGATCGGTACCGGCAAGCGGCCATTCAAGCACGGCATCTACGGTTTCAGCGAAGCCACGCCGGACCGATCCGGCATTCAACCGATTACCAACCTTTCGCGAACGACCAAGGCGCTGTGGAATATTCTGACGCAGCAACGACGCAGATCCCTGGTTGTTGGCTGGTGGCCGAGTCATCCGGCTGAACCAATTGATGGTGTGATGGTTTCAAACAACTATCACCGCGCCGTTGGCCCGCTGGCCGATGGGTGGCCGCTTCCAAACGGCACCGTCCACCCGCCGCAAATGGCCAGTGAACTTGCAGAGCTGCGGTTCCATCCCGACGAGATCGAAGCGTCCGACCTTCTTCCTTTCATTCCGCGACTGGGCGAGATCGACCAGGAGAAGGAACGCCGGTTTGTCGGTGTTGCGAAGATCCTCAGCGAGTGCACCAGCATCCACGGCTGTGCGACGCACCTTCTCGAGACACAGGACTGGGACTTCGCAGCCATCTACTACGATGCGCTCGATCACTTCAGCCACCTGTGCATGAAGTTTCACCCTCCCAGGCAGAAGCACATCGACGAACGGGACTTCGAGCTGTACAAGGATGTCGTGACAGCGGGCTACCTCTATCACGACATGATGCTTCGAAGGCTGCTCGCGCTTGCTGGTGAAGATACGACTGTCATCCTCATGTCGGATCACGGTTTCCATCCGGACCATCTTCGACCGGCGGCTCTCCCTGCCGAACCGGCAGGCCCGGCCATGGAGCATCGTGACTACGGGATTCTTGTGATGCGAGGGCCGGGCATCAAACAGGATCACACACTGCACGGCGCTACGCTGCTCGATATCTGCCCGACTGTCCTGACGCTCATGGGACTCCCAGTCGGTCAGGACATGGACGGTCGCCCGCTCCTGGACGCCTTCGAGCGGACTCCAGATGTCGACTCCATACCGAGTTGGGACGACGTCGAAGGGCACGATGGTTCCCATCCGCCGGATCGCCGACTCAACGCCCAGGAGTCGCAGGAAGCTCTCGAACAGCTCGTTGCGCTGGGCTACATCGATCCACCCGGACCCGATCGCGAACAGGCACTGGAGCGGACGGAACGTGAACTCGACTACAATCTCGCACGAGCGTACATGGATGCAGGCCGTCACGGGGATGCGGTCCCCCTGTTACAGAGCCTGTATAGCAAGTACCCGCTCGAGTACCGGTTCGGACTCCAGCTCGCCATGTGCTTTCGATCGCTCGAGAGAATCGACGAACTGGAACAGGTTGTCAACGACTTGCACTCCCGCCGGCACCGGGATGCTGAACTGGCCCGTCAGCGATTGAAGGAGTTTATCGGAGTTGCCCGTACGCGGCGTCAGCAGCGACGAAAAGCCGCCACGAATGAAGCGGAAGAGAACGAACCAACGACGGGCGGCGGCGACAGTCAGCGGTCGCGACAGCCACTTCTTACGCAGAAAGAATGGGCACAGATCCAGGACCTGCGAGGGCTCGCACGCATCGACTCGTTTGCGCTCGATTTCCTTAAAGGGTATGTCCATCTGGCAAAAGGAGACGCGAACAAGGCGCTTGAATGCCTGCTGCAGGCGGAACGCTCTGAAGTCGATCGCCCCGGGTTGCATATTCAGATCGGCGAAGCGTACCTGAAGCTGAAGCGTTGGAGCGATGCCCAGCGAAGCTTTGAGAAGGCCGCCAGCCTGGACCCGGTCAATGCCCATGTGTGGCTCGGTCTGGCCCGCTCGTATCTCGGCCGACGTCGGTATCGCAAGGCTGCCGCCGCGGCACTGCGAACGGTCGGCATGATGTACCACTATCCGTTCGCGCATTACGTCCTCGGCGTGTCGCTCGCTCGAATCGGGCGTACAGACGAATCCGTGAATGCATTGAGGATTGCTGCGACGCAGAATCCCAATTTCTCCGAAGCGCATCTGGCGCTGGCTCGAATCTACGAGAGGCGGTTGGGGGACTCCACGTCCGCGAAGTTTCATCGCGAACGTGCCAGATCTCTCCGCAAGGAACAGAAGGAATCTCGCGCCGGAACGGTTCCCATCGACGTTCCCGAGTTCTCGGAGGATGATGTTCTCAGCAGTTTTCCGCCTGTGCCGGAACTCGATCCTGCAACAGCAGATAATGCCGAGCCGATTCCACGACTGCTGCACGCTCCGGTCAAATCCAGTCAACCAGAGAGTGCAGAATCTGATGAGGAAATCATCGTCGTTTCGGGACTTCCCCGGTCGGGTACCTCAATGATGATGCAGATGCTGCATGCCGCGGGACTCCCGATATTCACAGACTCGGTCCGATCGTCGGACGAGGACAATCCTCGTGGCTACTATGAACTCGATTCGGTGAAACGGCTGCGTGAGGATGCTGCCTGGGTCAGTGATGCTCGAGGACGCGTCCTGAAGGTGGTCACTCCGCTGACGCCCTGGCTTCCCCAGGGCTTCCACTACCGCGTGATCATGATGCAGCGGAATCTCGCCGAAATCATCGCTTCCCAGGGAGCAATGATAGACAGGAACAAGGACGCCGCGATCACACCGAACGACGATGTCGTAAAGCGTGCGCTTCAGCGTCAAACCAGACAGGCCCGTCAGGTGATGGCCCTTCACGGGATCGATGTCCTGAATGTCACGTATGCCGATGCCATCGAGAAGCCACTCGAAGTTGCGTCCAGCGTTTGCCGATTTCTTTCGCGGGACCTCGACACACGAACAATGGCAAGCGTCGTCGATGCGTCGCTGTATCGGCAACGGGGTAGCGGCGTCGACCCCACAGCCGGCGAGGG
- a CDS encoding terminase gpA endonuclease subunit, with protein MGHDWRVPNVRGKRAVRHVLYNTNYWKSFVQARLAVAIGDRGCLSLFGQRAERHRLFAEHLTAEYRVRTEGRGRKVDEWKSRPSSRTTTGWTAWSAARWPRRFRNACCLDSIRHKVRHNLVIGSPRCKRSKRG; from the coding sequence GTGGGACACGACTGGCGGGTCCCCAACGTCCGCGGCAAGCGGGCGGTGCGGCACGTGCTGTACAACACGAACTACTGGAAGTCCTTCGTGCAGGCCCGGCTGGCGGTGGCAATCGGAGACCGCGGCTGCCTGTCGCTGTTCGGCCAGCGTGCGGAGAGACACCGGCTGTTCGCGGAGCATCTGACGGCCGAGTACCGCGTGCGGACGGAAGGCCGCGGCCGGAAGGTCGACGAGTGGAAGTCCCGCCCGAGCAGCCGGACAACCACTGGCTGGACTGCCTGGTCGGCTGCGCGGTGGCCGCGTCGATTCAGGAATGCGTGTTGTTTGGACTCGATACGCCACAAGGTCCGGCACAACCTCGTGATCGGTTCTCCGCGTTGCAAAAGGAGCAAACGGGGATGA
- a CDS encoding transposase, producing the protein MGRRPGERQQELWIATSCVAAPGHIFYDKLNRLLDEAGFDAFVEELCEPFYKQAGRRSIPPGRYFRMLLIGYFEGIDSQRGIAWRCSDSLSLRKFLFLAAGEDVPDHSSLTRVRHRLPLAVHEKVFEFVLEVARKKKLLKDGSLCVGVNATTLEANAAMKTIVRRDTGESWPEYVRRLMIEEGVIDEDDDPTDEELRRFDKDRSKGGKKKVSNEE; encoded by the coding sequence ATGGGACGCCGCCCCGGCGAGCGGCAGCAGGAACTCTGGATCGCCACCAGCTGCGTGGCGGCTCCCGGACACATCTTCTACGACAAGCTCAACCGGCTGCTTGACGAGGCCGGCTTCGATGCCTTCGTCGAAGAACTCTGCGAGCCGTTCTACAAACAGGCCGGCCGTCGATCGATCCCGCCGGGCCGCTACTTCCGTATGCTGCTGATTGGTTACTTCGAAGGTATCGACTCGCAACGCGGCATCGCCTGGCGGTGCAGCGACAGCCTTTCGCTGCGAAAGTTCCTGTTCCTCGCGGCGGGCGAGGATGTGCCCGACCACTCGTCGCTCACACGTGTTCGTCATCGGTTGCCGCTCGCAGTGCACGAGAAGGTGTTCGAGTTCGTTCTTGAAGTCGCCCGCAAGAAGAAGCTGCTCAAGGACGGCAGCCTGTGCGTCGGCGTTAATGCGACTACGCTCGAAGCGAACGCCGCGATGAAGACGATCGTGCGGCGGGACACCGGCGAAAGCTGGCCGGAGTACGTGCGACGCCTGATGATCGAAGAGGGCGTCATCGACGAAGACGACGATCCGACCGACGAAGAGCTCCGTCGGTTCGACAAGGACCGCTCGAAAGGCGGCAAAAAGAAGGTCTCGAACGAGGAATGA
- a CDS encoding transposase: MKDGRTHLAYKAEHTVDLGSEQILSADVHHGTDSDTATIIDSIATAQRHVAAAGGEAAINEVAADKGYHSNTVLVDCQEAGVRTCIPERETGQRKWNDKPLEVEQAFRDNRLRVKRRKGRRLQRLRSELVEWTFAHVCETGGARRTWLRGLENVRKRYTIQAAGRNLGLVMRRLFGIGTPRSLQGAVVALCALILGLWGLLRRLETLRAAFGWQMANNARFVATYFGTTLRLAAV; the protein is encoded by the coding sequence ATGAAGGACGGCCGCACGCACCTCGCTTACAAGGCCGAGCACACCGTCGACTTGGGCAGCGAGCAGATTCTCTCAGCGGACGTTCATCATGGCACCGACAGCGACACGGCAACGATCATCGATAGCATCGCGACGGCTCAGCGCCACGTGGCTGCAGCGGGAGGTGAAGCGGCCATCAACGAAGTCGCAGCCGACAAGGGATACCACTCGAACACGGTGCTGGTGGACTGCCAGGAAGCGGGCGTGCGAACGTGCATTCCGGAGCGCGAGACCGGTCAACGAAAGTGGAACGACAAGCCGCTGGAGGTGGAGCAGGCCTTCCGGGACAACCGCCTGCGCGTGAAGCGAAGGAAGGGCCGACGGCTGCAGCGTCTTCGCAGCGAGCTGGTCGAGTGGACGTTCGCTCACGTCTGCGAGACAGGCGGGGCGAGACGCACGTGGTTACGCGGGCTTGAGAACGTCCGCAAGCGCTACACGATTCAGGCGGCCGGACGTAACCTGGGGCTGGTGATGCGCCGACTGTTCGGAATCGGGACGCCGCGAAGCCTGCAGGGGGCGGTCGTGGCGTTGTGCGCGCTGATTTTGGGGCTGTGGGGTCTTCTGAGACGTCTGGAGACGCTCAGAGCGGCCTTTGGGTGGCAGATGGCGAACAACGCGCGATTCGTCGCGACTTACTTCGGGACGACCCTGAGACTCGCTGCCGTGTGA